In Gimesia sp., the following are encoded in one genomic region:
- the gcvT gene encoding glycine cleavage system aminomethyltransferase GcvT: MSESLLTTACHQWHVDHGGRMVDFAGWEMPLLYSNITDEHHAVRQAAGLFDIAHMGRLFFSGPGACRFLDHLLTNNVESLKPGQIRYSLVTNESGGILDDVLVYRFSDFYLLVVNASNRLKIVDWIEQQREGFDVQIDDKTCEKFMLALQGPASLGILNPLAEAELSEIKYYYGVETKVLGVDALVSRTGYTGEDGFEVVVDQAEGLALWERLMADGQSAGLVPAGLGCRDTLRLEAAMPLYGHELDEETDPFTAGLNFAVKLQAADFVGKEALIAAKAREDRKVRIGFSLEGKRAAREGAELYDGDQQVGVVTSGSFSPTLDLPLGMAYVEAAYAEPGQVLEADIRGKRFPVKVTALPFYKRDT; encoded by the coding sequence GTGTCTGAATCTTTACTCACTACTGCCTGCCACCAGTGGCACGTTGATCATGGCGGCCGAATGGTCGATTTCGCGGGCTGGGAAATGCCTCTGCTGTATTCGAATATCACCGATGAGCATCATGCGGTACGCCAGGCGGCAGGTTTGTTTGACATCGCCCACATGGGGCGGCTCTTTTTCAGTGGTCCGGGTGCATGCCGCTTCCTCGATCATCTGCTGACGAATAACGTTGAATCACTGAAGCCGGGACAGATCCGCTATTCACTTGTAACCAATGAATCCGGGGGGATCCTGGATGACGTGCTGGTCTATCGATTTTCCGATTTCTATCTGCTGGTGGTGAATGCATCCAATCGACTGAAAATCGTTGACTGGATCGAACAGCAGCGGGAAGGCTTCGATGTGCAGATCGATGACAAGACCTGCGAGAAGTTCATGCTGGCCCTGCAGGGACCTGCTTCGTTGGGAATTTTGAATCCGCTGGCTGAGGCGGAGTTGAGCGAAATTAAATATTATTACGGCGTGGAAACCAAAGTGCTGGGCGTGGATGCTCTCGTGAGCCGGACTGGATATACGGGGGAAGACGGCTTCGAGGTCGTCGTTGATCAGGCTGAAGGTCTGGCGCTGTGGGAGCGACTGATGGCCGACGGTCAGAGTGCAGGACTGGTTCCTGCGGGGTTGGGATGTCGCGATACACTCCGTCTGGAGGCCGCAATGCCCCTGTATGGACATGAACTGGATGAAGAGACCGATCCCTTTACAGCGGGGCTCAACTTCGCTGTGAAGCTGCAGGCGGCTGATTTCGTCGGTAAAGAGGCATTGATCGCCGCCAAGGCTCGTGAAGATCGTAAAGTACGCATCGGTTTTAGCCTGGAAGGGAAACGGGCGGCACGCGAAGGTGCTGAGCTGTACGATGGCGATCAGCAGGTGGGCGTCGTGACGTCTGGGTCCTTCTCACCAACGTTGGATCTGCCGCTCGGCATGGCTTATGTCGAAGCCGCCTATGCAGAGCCGGGACAGGTGCTGGAAGCAGATATTCGCGGCAAGCGATTTCCGGTAAAAGTGACCGCACTGCCATTCTACAAACGCGACACTTAG
- a CDS encoding fatty acid desaturase, with product MSVTQFTEQELKALEEKTTIPRFLFLPVGLVAIWCLAVYWPTDAISWQIFLTLFISYCLFCWTSCFHECSHHTLSGSKNASIWLGRILGTAMFVPYTVYRESHIRHHAYLNKPSDWELWPYSDPNTSLRFRRVFVWFDLALGLFMAPFIYGRIFWHKDSPLTDPKLRRTIRYEYAAIVIFWGSVIALCGYYGALIGLLRVWVLPHYLAGIYQNTRKFTEHLGMSSYDPMLGTRTVVGNNIITKLCTYFNFDIFVHGPHHRHPKIAHNLLLQKMDDYKEQNPDVKYPVFTTYWSAIIDMAPSFLKQPGVGMNAGAPEPGKEKKQIDNFVGDVAQEVLADTDYVSKKEQKTNASGS from the coding sequence GTGTCCGTAACACAATTCACCGAACAGGAATTAAAAGCACTAGAAGAAAAAACGACCATCCCTCGTTTTTTGTTCCTGCCTGTCGGATTGGTCGCAATCTGGTGTCTTGCCGTTTACTGGCCCACTGATGCCATCAGCTGGCAGATCTTTCTGACACTGTTTATTTCATACTGTCTTTTCTGCTGGACCAGCTGCTTCCACGAATGTTCTCACCATACGCTCTCCGGCTCCAAGAATGCGAGCATCTGGCTGGGGCGAATCCTGGGAACGGCGATGTTTGTCCCCTATACGGTTTACCGTGAGAGTCATATTCGCCACCACGCTTACCTGAATAAACCCAGCGACTGGGAACTCTGGCCCTATTCAGACCCGAACACTTCACTCCGCTTTCGCAGAGTGTTTGTCTGGTTCGACCTGGCCCTGGGGCTATTCATGGCTCCGTTCATTTACGGTCGCATTTTCTGGCACAAAGATTCCCCCCTGACCGACCCTAAACTCCGCAGAACCATTCGCTACGAATACGCGGCGATTGTAATCTTCTGGGGTTCCGTAATCGCTCTCTGCGGCTACTACGGTGCACTCATCGGTCTGCTGCGTGTCTGGGTTCTGCCCCACTATCTCGCAGGGATCTACCAGAACACCCGTAAGTTCACAGAACATCTCGGAATGAGCAGTTACGATCCCATGCTGGGAACCCGTACGGTCGTGGGAAATAATATCATCACGAAGCTCTGCACCTACTTCAACTTTGACATCTTTGTACACGGACCGCATCACCGCCATCCGAAAATCGCCCACAACCTGCTTCTGCAGAAAATGGACGATTACAAAGAACAGAATCCCGATGTCAAATACCCGGTCTTCACGACCTACTGGAGTGCCATCATCGACATGGCCCCCTCCTTCTTAAAACAACCGGGTGTTGGCATGAATGCGGGCGCACCAGAGCCTGGCAAAGAGAAGAAACAGATCGACAACTTCGTCGGCGACGTTGCCCAGGAAGTTCTGGCAGACACCGACTATGTTTCCAAAAAAGAACAGAAGACGAACGCTTCCGGTTCTTAA
- a CDS encoding HD domain-containing protein has protein sequence MSRQNINQLKDGDTVNEVYLLVDKQLRANRNASLFLSADLRDASGVVNARMWNVVEDRMQHFQSGNYVQVKGKVHLFQGALQIILTYIEPVSAENLDPAEFQPQASHDVQALLARLREMLLGIENNEVRTLMECFLVDESLMEEFCRAPAGVKTHHAYHGGLIEHVVNLMETAHRIADLYPKADMSLLLAGVFLHDIGKVRELGYENEFIYTDEGQLLGHLIIGVEMLTEKIRAYQEMTGESFPKEAELRLKHMIVSHHGTYEFGSPRLPMTPEAVALHHLDNLDAKVNEFARFIDDDLNSTSSWTPYSPRLQRKLFKGMTED, from the coding sequence ATGTCTCGACAAAATATAAATCAACTGAAGGACGGGGATACTGTAAACGAGGTTTATCTGTTAGTTGACAAGCAGTTACGAGCGAATCGGAATGCAAGTCTGTTTCTGTCTGCTGATTTGAGAGATGCTTCGGGTGTCGTCAATGCGCGGATGTGGAATGTTGTTGAAGATCGGATGCAGCATTTTCAATCGGGCAACTACGTTCAGGTGAAAGGCAAAGTGCATCTCTTTCAGGGCGCATTGCAGATCATTCTGACCTACATCGAACCGGTCTCCGCGGAGAATCTGGACCCGGCTGAGTTTCAACCCCAGGCGTCACATGATGTGCAGGCACTGCTGGCGCGATTACGTGAGATGCTGCTGGGAATTGAAAATAACGAGGTCCGCACCCTGATGGAGTGCTTCCTGGTTGATGAATCACTGATGGAAGAGTTCTGTCGGGCACCGGCGGGTGTGAAGACGCATCATGCCTACCATGGCGGGCTGATCGAGCATGTGGTCAACCTGATGGAGACCGCGCATCGGATCGCGGATCTGTATCCCAAAGCGGATATGAGTCTACTGCTGGCAGGTGTGTTCCTGCACGATATCGGCAAGGTCCGCGAACTGGGCTACGAGAACGAATTTATCTATACCGACGAAGGCCAACTGCTGGGGCACCTGATTATTGGCGTAGAAATGCTGACCGAGAAGATTCGCGCTTACCAGGAAATGACGGGAGAATCCTTCCCCAAGGAAGCGGAATTACGGCTGAAACACATGATTGTAAGCCATCATGGCACGTATGAATTTGGCAGCCCCCGCCTGCCGATGACTCCGGAAGCAGTCGCCCTGCATCATCTGGATAACCTGGATGCGAAAGTCAATGAGTTCGCGCGGTTCATTGACGATGATCTCAATTCCACATCCAGCTGGACTCCCTATTCGCCTCGCCTGCAGCGAAAACTGTTTAAGGGAATGACTGAGGACTGA
- a CDS encoding succinate dehydrogenase cytochrome b subunit gives MVTKLAEKQQSSPSAGGKSATKWIMTLLSSSIGQKFVMGITGLLLCGFLVVHLAGNLLVYVGADAYNKYAKELHSMMLLPVAETGLFLLLFAHIALAFKLTSDNRKARQITYHEKQSKIQEPPSIFGRTPMGRTSSWMFISGSIILIFLIMHMIDMKLHLNPTVDYKDQSPYGIIVQVLGSGLSAPIYIVGTLVLGFHLSHGFWSAFQSLGLNHPKYTPLIKKLAILFAIVIAAGFVSLPLWGFFIR, from the coding sequence ATGGTGACGAAATTGGCTGAGAAACAGCAATCCTCTCCGTCAGCAGGCGGAAAATCAGCGACGAAGTGGATTATGACCCTGCTTTCCTCTTCCATTGGCCAGAAGTTCGTGATGGGCATCACGGGTCTTCTCTTGTGCGGCTTCCTGGTCGTGCATCTGGCGGGGAACCTGCTCGTGTACGTCGGGGCAGACGCCTACAACAAGTACGCAAAAGAGCTGCACAGCATGATGCTGCTGCCGGTAGCGGAGACGGGACTGTTCCTGCTGCTGTTCGCCCACATTGCACTGGCATTCAAGCTGACCAGCGATAACCGCAAGGCACGCCAGATCACTTATCATGAGAAGCAGAGCAAGATTCAGGAGCCGCCTTCCATTTTCGGACGTACTCCGATGGGGCGGACCAGTTCCTGGATGTTCATTTCGGGATCCATCATTCTGATCTTCCTGATCATGCACATGATCGACATGAAACTGCATCTGAATCCGACGGTCGATTACAAAGACCAGTCACCCTATGGCATCATCGTGCAGGTTCTGGGCAGTGGTTTGAGTGCCCCGATTTATATTGTGGGAACGCTTGTCCTCGGATTTCACCTGTCCCACGGTTTCTGGAGTGCGTTCCAGTCGCTGGGACTGAATCATCCCAAATACACGCCCCTGATTAAGAAGCTGGCGATTCTATTTGCGATCGTCATTGCGGCTGGCTTTGTCAGTCTGCCACTCTGGGGCTTTTTTATCCGCTAA
- a CDS encoding fumarate reductase/succinate dehydrogenase flavoprotein subunit produces MAESATTVLNSRVPEGPMAEKWDRCKQEMKLVNPANKRKKKIIVVGTGLAGASAAASLAELGYQVQSFCFQDSPRRAHSIAAQGGINAAKNYPNDGDSVWRLFYDTVKGGDFRSREANVHRLAQVSNNIIDQCAAQGVPFARDYGGLLANRSFGGAQVSRTFYARGQTGQQLLLGAYSALMRQVGTGRIKLFPRREMLDLVVVDGVARGIIVRNLITGEFETYSADCVLLATGGYGNAFYLSTNAKGSNVTAAWRCHKRGAFFANPCYTQIHPTCIPVSGDYQSKLTLMSESLRNDGRVWVPKSADDKRRGNEIPDAERDYYLERRYPAFGNLVPRDVASRAAKERCDAGYGVGSTGQAVFLDFRDAIIRDGRHAIETKYGNLFHMYQKITGENPYEVPMRIYPAVHYTMGGLWVDYHLQSTIPGLFVLGEANFSDHGANRLGASALMQGLADGYFVAPYTTGHFLAANSLPEVSIEDEAFKEAMANAQDRNSKILGVNGTRSSDSIHRELGHILWEYCGMSRERQGLETAIGKIRELRDEFWSSVKVLGEGEQLNQNLEHAGRLADFLEFGELMVRDALVREESCGGHFREEHQTPENEALRDDENFCHVAAWEFTGVGNEPVEHREQLEFTEVPLATRSYK; encoded by the coding sequence ATGGCCGAGTCGGCTACGACGGTTTTGAATTCTCGAGTTCCTGAAGGTCCCATGGCCGAAAAATGGGATCGTTGTAAACAGGAGATGAAGCTGGTTAACCCGGCGAATAAACGGAAGAAAAAGATTATTGTGGTGGGAACCGGTCTGGCAGGTGCTTCTGCTGCTGCCTCGCTGGCTGAACTGGGCTACCAGGTACAATCGTTCTGTTTTCAGGACTCTCCCCGTCGGGCTCACAGTATTGCTGCCCAGGGGGGGATTAACGCCGCCAAGAACTATCCCAATGACGGCGACAGCGTGTGGCGTCTGTTCTACGATACAGTGAAGGGGGGCGACTTCCGAAGTCGCGAGGCTAACGTTCACCGCCTGGCCCAGGTCAGTAACAATATTATCGACCAGTGTGCTGCCCAGGGTGTGCCTTTCGCCCGTGATTACGGCGGATTGCTGGCCAACCGGTCCTTTGGTGGGGCCCAGGTTTCCCGTACTTTTTATGCCCGTGGGCAGACCGGACAGCAGTTGCTGCTGGGGGCTTACAGCGCTTTGATGCGGCAGGTGGGCACCGGACGTATCAAACTGTTCCCGCGACGTGAAATGCTGGACCTGGTTGTGGTCGACGGCGTTGCCCGGGGGATTATCGTCCGCAATCTGATTACCGGTGAATTCGAAACCTATTCCGCGGACTGTGTGCTGCTGGCAACCGGTGGTTACGGAAACGCCTTCTATCTTTCAACCAACGCGAAGGGCTCGAATGTGACCGCCGCCTGGCGGTGCCATAAACGGGGGGCGTTCTTCGCGAATCCCTGTTACACACAAATCCACCCGACATGTATCCCCGTGAGTGGCGATTACCAGTCCAAGCTGACTTTGATGAGTGAAAGTTTGCGAAACGACGGCCGGGTCTGGGTTCCCAAATCAGCCGATGACAAACGTCGCGGTAATGAGATTCCAGATGCAGAACGGGACTATTACCTGGAACGACGTTACCCTGCATTCGGTAACCTGGTACCTCGTGACGTGGCATCTCGTGCTGCCAAGGAGCGCTGCGATGCCGGTTACGGTGTCGGTTCGACCGGACAGGCGGTCTTCCTGGATTTCCGGGATGCGATTATCCGCGACGGAAGACACGCCATCGAGACGAAGTACGGCAACCTGTTCCACATGTATCAGAAGATTACCGGCGAAAACCCTTACGAAGTACCGATGCGGATTTATCCTGCTGTGCACTATACGATGGGCGGGCTGTGGGTGGACTATCATCTGCAGAGTACGATTCCCGGTCTGTTCGTGCTGGGCGAAGCAAACTTCTCGGACCATGGTGCCAACCGGCTGGGGGCTTCCGCTTTGATGCAGGGACTCGCAGACGGTTACTTCGTCGCTCCTTACACAACCGGTCACTTCCTGGCTGCGAACAGTCTGCCTGAAGTATCAATTGAGGATGAGGCGTTCAAGGAAGCGATGGCCAATGCCCAGGACAGGAACTCTAAGATTCTGGGAGTCAACGGAACCCGTTCGTCTGACAGCATACATCGCGAGCTGGGACATATTCTCTGGGAATACTGTGGGATGTCCCGCGAACGCCAGGGGCTGGAAACCGCTATCGGCAAGATTCGCGAACTGCGGGATGAGTTCTGGTCGAGCGTCAAAGTGCTGGGTGAAGGCGAACAGTTGAACCAGAACCTGGAACATGCTGGTCGTCTGGCAGACTTCCTGGAATTCGGTGAATTGATGGTGCGAGATGCCCTCGTGCGTGAAGAATCCTGCGGTGGTCACTTCCGTGAAGAACATCAGACTCCGGAAAATGAAGCGTTGCGTGACGATGAGAATTTCTGTCACGTGGCTGCCTGGGAATTCACAGGGGTCGGCAATGAGCCGGTCGAACACCGAGAACAATTAGAATTTACTGAAGTACCTCTGGCTACGAGGAGTTATAAATAA
- a CDS encoding succinate dehydrogenase/fumarate reductase iron-sulfur subunit produces the protein MSETLDLTLRIWRQPGPDAVGRYVDYKLTDISTHMSFLEMLDVLNEQLLQQGEEMVAFDHDCREGICGMCSLMINGQAHGPDSGTTTCQLHMRRFKNGDTIVIEPWRSQAFPVVRDLVVDRSAFDRIIEKGGFISVNTGNAPDANNIPVPLPVQETAMDAAACIGCGACVAACKNASAMLFVSAKVSHLSTLPQGAPERASRVQNMVAQMDEEGFGNCTNTEECSAACPAEISVSNIARLNREYLRAKLCAKD, from the coding sequence ATGAGCGAGACTCTGGATCTGACGCTCAGAATCTGGCGCCAGCCTGGCCCCGATGCCGTCGGGCGTTACGTCGATTACAAACTTACCGACATCTCCACGCATATGTCCTTCCTGGAAATGCTGGACGTGTTGAACGAGCAACTGCTGCAGCAGGGCGAAGAGATGGTTGCCTTCGACCATGACTGTCGCGAAGGGATCTGCGGGATGTGCAGCCTGATGATCAACGGACAGGCACATGGTCCGGATTCAGGCACAACCACCTGTCAGCTGCATATGCGGCGGTTCAAGAATGGCGACACGATTGTGATTGAACCCTGGCGCTCGCAGGCGTTTCCTGTGGTTCGCGACCTGGTCGTTGATCGCAGTGCATTTGACCGGATCATCGAGAAGGGGGGCTTTATCTCGGTCAACACCGGGAATGCTCCCGATGCGAACAATATTCCCGTTCCTCTGCCGGTTCAGGAGACAGCCATGGATGCCGCAGCCTGTATTGGCTGTGGTGCCTGTGTGGCCGCCTGTAAGAATGCTTCGGCCATGCTGTTTGTTTCTGCGAAGGTGTCACATCTTTCGACACTGCCTCAGGGGGCTCCCGAGCGTGCGAGCCGTGTGCAGAACATGGTTGCCCAGATGGACGAAGAAGGCTTTGGAAACTGTACGAATACGGAAGAGTGTTCGGCTGCGTGTCCCGCTGAGATTTCGGTCTCCAACATTGCCCGTCTGAACCGCGAATACCTGCGTGCAAAGCTGTGTGCAAAAGACTAA
- the rnr gene encoding ribonuclease R, whose translation MPDFEKKILEYVARPGYTPIREKALLKKVGGSKSTSSEFEQAMQSLQSRKEILVSDSGLIRPVKKEGWIAGIIKKINSGAGYLIPHHKPDDIAHDQRHAGDLYISERDIGDAQTGDEVYATVINRRRSGGQICGRVVEIIERASTTFVGTYFETQGEGYVHVDGKIFNSPIHVGDPGAKGVAPEDKVVIDILHFPSKSYLGQGVISKVLGPHGKPGVDLLSIVYEFGIPMDFPEEVLEAAREQASLFDETKLGNRRDLTKETIVTIDPADARDFDDAISLTQNERGHWVLGVHIADVAHFVKEGSLLDREARRRGTSVYLPGQVIPMLPEIISNGLASLQQDQVRFTKSAFIEFTSDGVPVHTEFVNSAIRVKKRFAYEQVLPIIQECDEEGDRIPRDVRELLKNMHHLAMMLRKRRFAAGALELHLSEVRLTFDDKHRVSGAVEREHDESHQIIEEFMLAANIAVAEGLNDRGLRFLRRVHPSPDYQRQVEFAEFVSALGYTLKKAQSRKDLQRLIEQVHGTAVEQAINYSMLRSLKQAEYTDEELGHYALAVEHYCHFTSPIRRYPDLTIHRMIDEILERPDKGKGQSPQGLRQLGHDLSLRERRAESAERELTKVKLLTWMVENKITTLKTMITGVESFGLFCRGVDVPVEGLLHISRLGKNDYFHQDPAKFSIVGERTGQEFRIGDFLEVEVEKIDLDRRELDFRMPRSEKSAKSKSKSDKGSSKRSGTKSSRASSKGKAAVKKNKNRSGKSQRSKKKKRK comes from the coding sequence ATGCCCGATTTTGAGAAGAAGATTCTCGAGTACGTAGCCCGCCCCGGTTACACACCGATTCGGGAAAAAGCGCTGCTGAAAAAAGTGGGAGGCTCCAAGTCAACTTCTTCTGAATTCGAGCAGGCCATGCAGAGCCTCCAGTCCCGCAAAGAGATTCTCGTCTCCGATTCGGGACTGATTCGGCCCGTGAAGAAAGAGGGTTGGATTGCCGGGATTATCAAGAAAATCAATTCCGGGGCCGGGTATCTGATTCCCCATCACAAGCCGGATGACATTGCCCACGACCAGCGTCATGCCGGCGATCTGTATATTTCCGAGCGGGATATAGGGGATGCCCAGACCGGCGATGAAGTTTATGCCACCGTGATCAATCGCCGCCGCAGCGGAGGCCAGATCTGCGGTCGTGTTGTGGAGATCATCGAGCGGGCATCGACGACATTTGTCGGCACTTACTTCGAAACACAGGGCGAAGGCTATGTGCACGTGGATGGCAAGATATTCAACTCGCCGATTCATGTGGGCGATCCCGGGGCGAAAGGTGTCGCACCCGAAGATAAGGTCGTCATCGACATTCTGCATTTCCCTTCAAAGAGCTACCTAGGGCAGGGAGTGATTTCCAAAGTTCTGGGGCCGCATGGGAAGCCGGGCGTCGATCTGCTGTCCATTGTCTACGAATTCGGCATCCCGATGGACTTTCCCGAAGAGGTCCTTGAGGCGGCCCGTGAGCAGGCAAGCCTGTTTGATGAGACAAAACTGGGGAATCGACGCGACCTGACCAAAGAGACAATCGTGACGATTGACCCTGCGGATGCCCGGGACTTCGATGATGCGATTTCGCTGACTCAGAACGAGCGCGGGCACTGGGTGCTGGGCGTGCATATTGCCGATGTAGCGCACTTTGTTAAAGAGGGATCCCTACTGGACCGTGAGGCCCGCCGGCGAGGGACCAGTGTGTATCTGCCCGGCCAGGTAATTCCGATGCTGCCCGAGATCATTTCAAATGGTCTGGCCAGTCTGCAACAGGACCAGGTGCGGTTTACCAAATCTGCGTTTATCGAATTTACCTCGGATGGCGTGCCGGTCCATACCGAGTTCGTCAATTCCGCGATTCGGGTCAAGAAGCGGTTCGCCTATGAGCAGGTACTGCCCATCATTCAGGAGTGCGACGAGGAAGGGGACCGGATTCCCCGGGACGTCCGCGAACTGCTGAAAAACATGCATCATCTGGCAATGATGCTGCGAAAACGCCGCTTTGCCGCCGGTGCACTGGAGTTGCACCTCTCCGAAGTGCGGCTCACCTTTGATGACAAACATCGTGTCAGTGGCGCCGTTGAGCGCGAGCATGACGAAAGCCACCAGATCATCGAAGAGTTCATGCTGGCGGCGAATATCGCTGTGGCAGAAGGACTCAATGACCGGGGACTGCGGTTTCTGCGCCGCGTCCATCCGTCGCCCGACTACCAGCGGCAGGTGGAATTCGCCGAGTTTGTGAGTGCACTGGGTTATACACTCAAAAAGGCCCAGAGTCGTAAGGACCTGCAACGTCTGATCGAGCAAGTGCATGGAACCGCCGTCGAGCAGGCGATCAATTATTCCATGTTGCGCAGTCTCAAGCAGGCGGAATATACCGATGAAGAGCTCGGGCACTATGCTCTGGCCGTCGAGCATTACTGTCACTTCACCAGCCCGATTCGACGATACCCGGACCTGACGATTCATCGCATGATTGATGAAATTCTGGAGCGTCCCGACAAAGGGAAAGGGCAGAGCCCCCAGGGGCTGCGCCAGTTGGGCCACGACCTCTCATTGCGTGAGCGTCGTGCCGAGTCGGCAGAACGGGAACTGACCAAGGTCAAACTGCTGACCTGGATGGTCGAGAATAAAATCACCACGCTGAAAACCATGATCACGGGAGTAGAGTCGTTCGGGCTGTTCTGTAGGGGTGTGGATGTGCCTGTCGAAGGGTTGTTGCACATCAGCCGACTGGGCAAAAATGATTACTTTCACCAGGATCCAGCCAAATTCAGTATCGTCGGGGAGCGGACAGGTCAGGAGTTCCGTATTGGCGATTTTCTGGAGGTGGAAGTCGAAAAGATCGATCTGGATCGTCGGGAGCTGGACTTTCGAATGCCCCGATCGGAAAAATCAGCCAAATCGAAGTCAAAATCAGATAAGGGCAGCTCGAAGCGATCAGGTACGAAGTCGTCTCGGGCCTCTTCCAAGGGGAAGGCCGCTGTGAAAAAGAATAAGAACCGTTCGGGAAAGTCCCAGCGGAGCAAAAAGAAGAAACGCAAGTAG
- a CDS encoding MFS transporter, with amino-acid sequence MSITPVIPSDEEEPIYNRLFWFCYLANVLLVTANAITFRFADLVTYLGGTEERVGDIVSCGVFVALIGRFFLGQGIDRYGVRKLWALSAAIFVVGTGGMTLCRSLGWEIFALRMCFATGIAGMFTCSVVHIQQKVPHHRRTEVIGSLGSSGFVGMILGTQVSDLMMRWLPAGNAQFYALFGIPAFLGFSYFLIVLYVTHNDVHRRPQVTPAAHQLLFRYWPGQVMVVAIMMGLSFTVISVFLTRFVSQRGLGGIGTFFLGYAISAFFIRIYTRRWGTTVGRTKMITMGLMGHAIGHTILPSITQEWQLIGPAILCGFGHALLFPAVVSLGTESFPPHYRGTGTTIVLGFFDAGAIIFAPILGGIIDNWGFYPMFYTSASVMTCTALVYTLTTNHSISKDSAVPAQKQELCTVMDDSGD; translated from the coding sequence ATGTCTATCACTCCTGTAATTCCCTCAGATGAAGAGGAACCTATATACAACCGGCTGTTCTGGTTCTGTTACCTGGCTAATGTGCTACTGGTAACCGCAAATGCAATCACCTTCCGCTTCGCGGATCTGGTCACCTACCTGGGGGGGACTGAAGAGCGCGTCGGTGATATTGTCAGTTGCGGTGTCTTCGTCGCCTTAATCGGCCGCTTCTTCCTTGGTCAGGGTATCGATCGCTATGGTGTGAGAAAACTCTGGGCTCTGTCTGCCGCAATTTTCGTCGTCGGAACCGGCGGCATGACACTTTGTCGTAGCCTGGGCTGGGAAATCTTCGCCTTGCGAATGTGCTTTGCGACCGGTATCGCAGGCATGTTTACCTGCTCCGTCGTACATATCCAGCAGAAAGTCCCACATCACAGGCGGACCGAAGTCATTGGCAGCCTGGGTAGCAGCGGATTCGTCGGTATGATCCTGGGAACCCAGGTCAGTGACCTGATGATGCGCTGGCTTCCCGCCGGCAATGCCCAGTTTTACGCCCTGTTCGGTATCCCTGCATTCCTGGGCTTCAGCTACTTCCTGATCGTCTTATACGTCACCCACAACGATGTTCACCGCAGACCACAGGTCACCCCTGCTGCACACCAGCTCCTGTTTCGCTACTGGCCGGGGCAGGTGATGGTGGTCGCGATCATGATGGGCCTCAGCTTTACCGTGATCAGCGTCTTTTTAACCCGCTTCGTCTCTCAACGTGGCCTGGGCGGGATCGGGACATTCTTCCTGGGTTATGCGATTTCAGCCTTCTTCATTCGCATCTACACCCGCCGCTGGGGAACGACGGTAGGTCGGACCAAAATGATCACCATGGGCCTGATGGGGCACGCGATCGGGCATACAATCCTGCCATCCATCACTCAGGAATGGCAGTTGATTGGCCCCGCGATCCTCTGTGGCTTCGGACACGCCCTGCTCTTTCCGGCGGTAGTCTCACTGGGAACCGAATCCTTTCCGCCTCATTACCGCGGCACGGGGACGACTATCGTATTGGGTTTCTTCGACGCAGGTGCGATTATCTTCGCTCCTATCCTGGGGGGCATCATCGATAACTGGGGCTTCTACCCCATGTTCTACACGTCTGCCTCAGTCATGACGTGCACGGCCCTGGTCTATACGCTGACGACGAATCACAGCATCAGCAAGGATAGCGCGGTCCCCGCACAGAAGCAGGAACTCTGCACCGTAATGGACGATTCCGGCGATTGA